A single window of Vigna unguiculata cultivar IT97K-499-35 chromosome 1, ASM411807v1, whole genome shotgun sequence DNA harbors:
- the LOC114194821 gene encoding ribulose bisphosphate carboxylase/oxygenase activase, chloroplastic isoform X2: MAASVSTVGAVNRTLLNLNGSGSGASAPSSAFFGTSLKKVIASRVPNSKATNGSFKIVAADNETEETKQTKKDRWAGLAYDISDDQQDITRGKGMVDPLFQAPMNAGTHYAVMSSYEYLSTGLKTYNFDNMKDGYYIAPAFMDKLVVHITKNFMTLPNIKVPLILGIWGGKGQGKSFQCELVFAKMGINPIVMSAGELESGNAGEPAKLIRQRYREAADIIKKGKMCALFINDLDAGAGRLGGTTQYTVNNQMVNATLMNIADNPTNVQLPGMYNKEENPRVPIIVTGNDFSTLYAPLIRDGRMEKFYWAPTRDDRVGVCKGIFRTDGVPEEEVTKLVDTFPGQSIDFFGALRARVYDDEVRKWVSGVGVDGIGKKLVNSKEGPPTFEQPKMSLDKLLQYGNMLVQEQENVKRVQLADKYLNEAALGNANEDAIKSGSFFGKATRQVNISVPDGCAGPSASNCDGTCVLHS, from the exons TTGAACCTGAATGGATCTGGAAGCGGAGCTTCAGCTCCCAGTTCAGCTTTCTTTGGCACAAGCTTGAAGAAGGTTATTGCCTCAAGGGTCCCTAACAGCAAGGCGACCAATGGAAGCTTCAAAATTGTTGCTGCTGATAATGAGACTGAGGAGACCAAGCAGACCAAAAAGGACAGATGGGCGGGTCTGGCCTACGATATTTCTGATGACCAACAAGACATCACAAGGGGGAAGGGTATGGTTGATCCTCTTTTCCAAGCTCCAATGAATGCTGGAACTCACTATGCAGTCATGAGCTCCTACGAGTACCTTAGCACTGGACTCAAAAC GTACAACTTCGACAACATGAAGGATGGTTATTACATTGCTCCTGCTTTCATGGACAAGCTTGTTGTTCACATCACCAAGAACTTCATGACCTTGCCCAACATCAAG GTTCCTCTCATTCTTGGTATCTGGGGAGGCAAGGGACAAGGAAAATCTTTCCAATGTGAGCTTGTCTTTGCCAAGATGGGAATCAA CCCCATCGTGATGAGTGCTGGAGAGTTGGAAAGTGGAAATGCCGGAGAGCCAGCAAAATTGATCAGGCAGAGATACCGTGAAGCTGCAGACATAATCAAGAAGGGAAAGATGTGTGCTCTGTTCATCAACGATCTTGATGCAGGAGCAGGTCGTCTTGGTGGAACCACCCAATACACTGTGAACAACCAGATGGTGAATGCCACTCTCATGAACATTGCTGATAACCCTACAAATGTGCAGCTTCCTGGTATGTACAACAAGGAAGAGAACCCCCGTGTGCCCATCATTGTCACTGGTAACGATTTCTCAACACTGTATGCTCCTCTCATCCGTGATGGGCGTATGGAGAAGTTCTACTGGGCACCAACAAGGGATGACCGAGTTGGTGTTTGCAAGGGAATTTTCCGCACCGATGGTGTTCCTGAAGAGGAAGTTACCAAGCTTGTTGACACTTTCCCAGGCCAATCCATTG ATTTCTTTGGTGCACTGAGGGCCAGAGTGTATGATGATGAAGTGAGGAAGTGGGTTTCTGGTGTTGGTGTTGATGGTATTGGGAAGAAGCTTGTGAACTCAAAGGAAGGACCTCCAACCTTTGAACAGCCCAAGATGAGTCTGGACAAGCTCTTGCAGTATGGTAACATGCTTGTCCAAGAACAAGAAAATGTGAAGAGAGTCCAATTGGCTGACAAGTACTTGAATGAGGCTGCTCTTGGAAATGCTAACGAAGATGCTATTAAGAGTGGATCTTTCTTC GGCAAAGCAACCCGGCAAGTAAATATTTCTGTCCCTGATGGTTGTGCTGGTCCAAGTGCTAGCAATTGTGATGGCACTTGTGTATTACATTCTTAG
- the LOC114194821 gene encoding ribulose bisphosphate carboxylase/oxygenase activase, chloroplastic isoform X1 has product MAASVSTVGAVNRTLLNLNGSGSGASAPSSAFFGTSLKKVIASRVPNSKATNGSFKIVAADNETEETKQTKKDRWAGLAYDISDDQQDITRGKGMVDPLFQAPMNAGTHYAVMSSYEYLSTGLKTYNFDNMKDGYYIAPAFMDKLVVHITKNFMTLPNIKVPLILGIWGGKGQGKSFQCELVFAKMGINPIVMSAGELESGNAGEPAKLIRQRYREAADIIKKGKMCALFINDLDAGAGRLGGTTQYTVNNQMVNATLMNIADNPTNVQLPGMYNKEENPRVPIIVTGNDFSTLYAPLIRDGRMEKFYWAPTRDDRVGVCKGIFRTDGVPEEEVTKLVDTFPGQSIDFFGALRARVYDDEVRKWVSGVGVDGIGKKLVNSKEGPPTFEQPKMSLDKLLQYGNMLVQEQENVKRVQLADKYLNEAALGNANEDAIKSGSFFKQT; this is encoded by the exons TTGAACCTGAATGGATCTGGAAGCGGAGCTTCAGCTCCCAGTTCAGCTTTCTTTGGCACAAGCTTGAAGAAGGTTATTGCCTCAAGGGTCCCTAACAGCAAGGCGACCAATGGAAGCTTCAAAATTGTTGCTGCTGATAATGAGACTGAGGAGACCAAGCAGACCAAAAAGGACAGATGGGCGGGTCTGGCCTACGATATTTCTGATGACCAACAAGACATCACAAGGGGGAAGGGTATGGTTGATCCTCTTTTCCAAGCTCCAATGAATGCTGGAACTCACTATGCAGTCATGAGCTCCTACGAGTACCTTAGCACTGGACTCAAAAC GTACAACTTCGACAACATGAAGGATGGTTATTACATTGCTCCTGCTTTCATGGACAAGCTTGTTGTTCACATCACCAAGAACTTCATGACCTTGCCCAACATCAAG GTTCCTCTCATTCTTGGTATCTGGGGAGGCAAGGGACAAGGAAAATCTTTCCAATGTGAGCTTGTCTTTGCCAAGATGGGAATCAA CCCCATCGTGATGAGTGCTGGAGAGTTGGAAAGTGGAAATGCCGGAGAGCCAGCAAAATTGATCAGGCAGAGATACCGTGAAGCTGCAGACATAATCAAGAAGGGAAAGATGTGTGCTCTGTTCATCAACGATCTTGATGCAGGAGCAGGTCGTCTTGGTGGAACCACCCAATACACTGTGAACAACCAGATGGTGAATGCCACTCTCATGAACATTGCTGATAACCCTACAAATGTGCAGCTTCCTGGTATGTACAACAAGGAAGAGAACCCCCGTGTGCCCATCATTGTCACTGGTAACGATTTCTCAACACTGTATGCTCCTCTCATCCGTGATGGGCGTATGGAGAAGTTCTACTGGGCACCAACAAGGGATGACCGAGTTGGTGTTTGCAAGGGAATTTTCCGCACCGATGGTGTTCCTGAAGAGGAAGTTACCAAGCTTGTTGACACTTTCCCAGGCCAATCCATTG ATTTCTTTGGTGCACTGAGGGCCAGAGTGTATGATGATGAAGTGAGGAAGTGGGTTTCTGGTGTTGGTGTTGATGGTATTGGGAAGAAGCTTGTGAACTCAAAGGAAGGACCTCCAACCTTTGAACAGCCCAAGATGAGTCTGGACAAGCTCTTGCAGTATGGTAACATGCTTGTCCAAGAACAAGAAAATGTGAAGAGAGTCCAATTGGCTGACAAGTACTTGAATGAGGCTGCTCTTGGAAATGCTAACGAAGATGCTATTAAGAGTGGATCTTTCTTCAAACAGACTTAA